taataataataataataataataataataataataataataataatttaattaattaattaaatgagtATAAAGTAACAGAGTGTTGCAGGTATAAAGTTTTTCTGAAGCTAGCATCGCCCCAAAAGCCTGTGGaatttttccattgaattttggattattgcagaaaaagctctgtggcaaacaaacgtttACAACACTTCCATGTTTTGGTCATAAGATAATCTTTGGGAATGAACAcgacttttatgatttttaaagcctaaatgcaatcacaagaagtaaaaagctaatgttaggccataaacaaactacactttAGACGCTTGGCTTTAATGtcgccaccacaacaaggccTCGTTTGTATTGATGCTGCTCTGTAATCTCATTTAGCCATTTCTTATCAACCACTTCACTGAGGTACATAAAGGCTTCAGAGTTCACAATGGGGGTATTTTCTAAtggattttatgttttagaaCAACAAgttttaagcttgtgttaaccaaaGACCTTATTCCAGGTgtctaaccaaaaacacattcaaaaagcCATAGACCATGAGACAAAAGAAccgtgctaaaatgctaactaatTTCCGCACCTCATTCTTGCATTTATCTATAGTTCAACATTTGGGAAATACgctctttgtgttgttttttttttttttgctagttaAACGTTAAGTTGCGCCGACCAGCTCCTCCAGAGCTCACAAACACAGTATGTCTTATTTGTTACCAAAGTGTGGAAATGTCAAGATGTGGTTTAACGAGGGGTTTATGTGATGGACTTTGGGAGCAGTGACTTCCTCGAGTCTTGCAGGGAAACGCtattattgctattttataGTTTCCTTGTTGTTGCAGCTTACTGTTGGTTGCCGCAACTTGGTGCTTCTACTTTGACTTTTGTACGAATTCAACAAACCACATACAGCAtattaattagtgagctttatacatgctattatttattttgcctttatttaacAGGATAAGTCAGTTCAGAGCAAACTcgacaagaaagaaaattattaaatgtatgAGGAGAAGAAAGTCAATTAATGTTTTTCCCAAAAGGATGAACTGTTCCTGTAATGTAAggtcttttaaagaaaaataataagccattaatttaaaaatagggGGGAAGGGGAAGCATGAATGTAACTTAAAATATCTATTTGATGAAATTATGATGCATTTGATGTTAAACTGTACAGAATAGTAGTTGTATTGTAATTGTGGTAAAATTAATTATAGTAGGTGTGTAAAGTAAATGGTAGTAACTGCAAATATAGGATACTATTGCAGTGCGCTGTAAAAGTAAATATGGATGTtacaataattacatatttttattctttgatcAAACTtaaaagcagatattttgagTTAGGCAAGGTCTCACCTGTGGGCAGTGGAAAGTTTAGTGTCGGGTAGTTTAAGCGGTCTTTGTGATCTTACTGAGGACCCATAAATACTTATCTTGTGAGACAAGAGCACAacaaactgtttgttttatggTCAAGGGTTGTTGCAATCTGCATGTGTAAAGTCTTATTACCTTTTAAAGAGAGGCCGCAGATAAGACAAAGCTGAAATACTATATGGACTTTACTGtaaagtgtgtgtctttgtctgtgtcaaacatctgtatctgtgtctTTGCATATCTCAGCATGTTTCACATGTAAAACAGTGCACTGTTGATGTGATCTTTGTCACTTCTCATTTAGAGAATTTGGCTTGAGCCCTTTACTACCACTTTTCTTCtgacccgtgtgtgtgtgtgtgtgtgcgtttacAGGAGGCCAGATGTGGTTATGCCATCATCCTCATGGCTCTGTACTGGTGTACAGAGTGTATGCCCCTGGCTGTGACTGCCCTACTGCCAGTCATCCTCTTCCCCATGATGGGCATCATGAAGGCTGGAGAGGTAAAGTCCTCTCCAGTGATGATTTGACTCCcagactcatttttttttagggaatATTTTACAGACAGTCAAATCTGCTGACCACAGTGTTTGACTTTTATAGCTCATAAAACAAAGTGGATGTTACTTTATGTATGGGCTAGCAGGTTCATAGGTCATTATATCAGTTAGaacatgttatattattttcacGCTTCATTTTGATTCGTCTGCTGAACTTAGTGTCTGATTTGTTTCAGGTCAGCATTGAGTACCTGAAAGACTCTAACATGCTGTTCATCGGTGGCCTGTTGGTGGCCATCGCAGTGGAGCAGTGGAACCTTCATAAGCGCATCGCTCTCCGAGTTCTGCTGCTGGTTGGCGTTCGTCCGGCCCTGTAAGAAAGCTTTGTAATATAGCTCAATATGTAGTAATATGGTTAAAAAGGTAAAGATAGAAGCTAACTTACAGATCACAGTGTAAAAGTGAACCATCACATCACCAGGCAATTAAAACAGGAGACAATTacattaaagggaaactttgccaGTTTTCAGCCAGCTCTGTGTCAGCACAGAGCACAGCAGCTCAGCCTTGCTTCCAGTTTTTTCCCAGTGGCTACTTGTTGtattgtagcaaaaaaaaaaaaagaagcattttttccccatagacCACCACTGTAAAATATACATCTGCAAAACTTTTTACAGGACACTttgaactgcaaacaaggtcaattataaATCTTTctattctgactttttaatttattgaggtttaatatttgtaaaactttcctcgAGCTGGGAAAAGCTATCTAcaaatctgtgacatcatctcAATGTAAAGTTTATGAGCTGAGCAGGAACTAGTGGGCAGGTCCAGCGGGAGAAACATTACTGGAACACATACATACGATTGATGTAAAAGCAGAAGCTAGAAACCTTTTTGGCATATGCCCCAGGTGTGCAATTAAATAGGCGTCACCTTGGTATCCAGTATCTAGTTATTATCATACATCTATGGTGCAGTtgtttgcccccccccccccccccccaatgcAGCCAGCATTGGGACCTCCACCAGCGGAGATGCGGGGAGCTCAAAGGGAAGTCAAACACCATTAATCTACACACACTGTggtgacacagagctggttgaaaataaGCAGTTACTCTATTTCCCTCCACTGTGCCCATAAAGCAGGGTAGGTTTTTATTCACTATTTCAGTCATTAGGCATAAACAGCAAGTGTATACATCCAGTAAACCTTCAATAACTAGATAATCCACACTTTTCATGGtttcattttggttttggaaaaaggaagaaaggcATATTTTCTAACAACCTCTACAGGTAGtgagtattattattactcttGGCACGTTTCACCATGACTAGCTAGAAATCAACAATACCAAATGTAAATGAGTCATTGAAGCGCAGCTGTGTAGTTGTCGGACCCTGGTCTGAGCTGGATAAGACTGATGCTATGATTGGACAGTCAAGGGGCGGGACTTAACAAAGGATTCTTACGATCTGAAATGTCTCTCAGTATGATAGTAGGCTGCTCTGTGGATTCACACTGTTGGCCACTTATGAGTGATTTCTCCACAGCCTTATGCATGCCAAAAGCACACAtcttaaaaagtcatttgatCGATGCACTAAAACTTCAACACATGCatatagacaaaacaaaaacaaagaaagactaCAGCTTCATCAATTTGCCAAGACATGCAGGATTTAGACAAAAGACGctgcaaagtaaaaaatagcACTCAGTTACttaacagaaacacaacagatCTGATCTCCACTATTTCTGCTGTACTCACGATTACCGTCCTCATCCCTTCCGCTGCCCTCTCACACAGGTTAATGATGGGCTTCATGATCGTCTCATCCTTGCTGTCCATGTGGATCAGCAACACAGCTACCACAGCCATGATGCTGCCCATTGCCCaggctgtgctgcagcagctgaaagcCACAGAGGCCCAGGCAGACGAACGAGATTTTCAGGCTACAGCCGAGGACAACGAAGCATTTGAGCTCGAGATTGGTCAAACTAAACAGGAAATAAAGTCTGAGAAACAGCCAGACACCAAGGCTCAGCTGGAGGACAACGTGTGTAAGTAAAAATGTCTGCTTGATAGATGACTTTTCCAATAACTTTAACTTACCGAATGCATTGGTCTCCAGATGAACATGAGTGGAGTCCAGAGTCACTGCAGGAGTCCAAGAGAAGAGCGATGGACATGAAGTACGAGCACCTGACCAAAGGGATGAGTCTGAGCGTGTGTTACTCTGCCAGCATCGGAGGCACGGCCACGCTCACCGGCACGACCCCTAACATCATTCTTAAGGGTCAAGTCGACAAGTAAGGCATTAACAAATAAAGGAGAATATTATTCCAGCTGTTTGTACCCCctttcctcctctcatctctccatctttttttttttcttttttgaaggcTCTTCCCTGGAAACGGTGATGTGATCAACTTTGCCAGCTGGTTTGGCTTTGCTTTCCCCAACATGGTGCTCATGCTGGTGTTGACCTTCGTCTGGCTTCACTTTATGTTCCTGGGCATCAAGTAAGAAAACTTCAGCCTCATACAGACATTAACAGATGTTTCTGTGAGCAATGAAGACATAGATGCTTTTCACATACTCAGTATCATGTTTCAGTGTTCATTTACccctaaatataaaaatattgtcCCACTTACAAAACATGGatgcagctattttttttatatatatatttataaggAATGTTTCttcttaaagggtaacttcagtaTTGTTCAAccttattttcccatgtttttgtgtctatatgactgaccaaaacaacaaattttgaaaatggtaagagagagggctgcagccagcagccccAACACAGGCTACAATGTAAACGTTTAACGGGCAATTGCACACAATCGATTTGTGCCCATTTAGAGTGCTTGTTTTAACCaccgacaggctcagattgttattctaagtgtctaaAAACATTATGCAGAGGATCACTATCGAAATGGACCTTTTCGCTAAAGAGTGAGGTCCTTaatgtttaaccagaaacagacTAACCAGAAATTATCATCACCAAATACagcagactccatttaaataaataaaatccaccCGCAAGAACCCCTGAAGCTAACTGTGTCTTGTTTGGATCAAACCATTTTTGACACATTAAACATGTTTGGACAGaaccaggctagctgtttcctcATTTTCAGTTTCTGATGAGCATATTCCCTAAATGCCACACTTTTGCTTTCAGTAAAGACAGTGGAATGACATCCGTATAatgattattacatttttaagttccTTACGAAAAACAACTTAATGCTGAATTCCTTTTAGCTtcttcagtttcagggtcctggtaaTGTGCATGcagagccatcattaatgttataagcaacacctttttttaacatctgcaGTGAAAAAGGTCTCTTGATTTACTAATTTCAGCCACACAGGCAGACAGTAATCTGTGATGTCAAGTTCACCAGTTTTACGAACGCCGCACGTTATCATTGTGCTGACACTACAGCTGCTGCTTGAGATTTATGGTTCAAGGTGCAATAAAACAGCACAAGCCATTATCAGGGACAAATCCATGCTaccatttatttctgctgctgtcaTATCTCATGTAAGAGATATGACAGTGTCAGGGCAATCACCGCTCCTTTTAAAGTCAGCTTTTATGCTCAGGCAGTAAGTCTGCGTCTTAGAGGAACAGCGTGCAAGATCTAGAGGGGGTTTCaatggcatctagcagtgaggattacagattgcaaccagctaaacaTTTTCATGGTTAGAAATCCTCCAGAGTTCGGGAGGTTTTGACCAGGGGcgaaattatccacagaggtctcttcctttccaaaacagtATCACGTACCACGTGATCTAAACTGGTAAAAacgctgaataaagcagtttcccatttaaataaatatctgtcTATCCGGCACCCTCGTTGCAGAGGTACTTCAGCTATGGTGGCCAACGTATACTCATCTAACAGTTGGTATGGTAACCTAGCAATTAGCGCCCCACGAATGATGTTACATCCTTAACattaagttaaatatttaatgtaaagttacggatgttaggtttaggcaattCAAGTTACTGTGGATAGGATgtttggtttagaaaaaaatatatggtgaggatgtgtgtttaagtgacagttcaggatttttgaagtgggctgtatgaggtacttatgtatagtcagtgtacttcatacagtagctggtggtTGGCGGTACCGGTTTGCAGACACAGACGGGACTTGCACCGCACAGCTCAGCATTACTGTGCTGTATAGAGGGGATGATATCACACcgtgttttagccactttaaaaaaacacctacttaaaaaatacaatatcagtcGAAATAGACACTGTATTGACAGTGTTTTCAACgtgaagttttgtttcagtCGGATCAGCCGATAACTgcactttctgacccaaacagcaaaGTTCACTTTAAGTTCACATGGTTCTTAACGCGCTTCTCAGTTTGCTTGTTTAATCTCATCAACACGTTGGTAACGTAATCACAGCCTTCCAAAATTTGTGgtttatgcacaaattactggctaATGATTACATGGTAGGATATGTTCAAATATTGGTGCATTACTTTCTGAAGGAAAATGTAGAAACAGTTTATGAGAACAGCCTTGAATGTACCAGaaacagtgtttggtttgtccgtgcTGGGCTACTGTAGCAACATGGCAATGCAACACAGCGATCTCTAAAGAcgggacccgctccctatgtaattataaacagctcattctgaggttaaaaaacacaattcgtattttcaggtaattacaCACaagagaaaacatacttattacattATGTTCCATTTTTGCTCATATATCCcccccaaaatcctacacactggactgttagggctttttattttatgcttcaCCACAACTTCTTAgtttttctagtattttaatAAACTGTAAAGAAAATCATCTTTCAAGAAAGACACAGtccaaactataaaaaaaaaaatgctgtactttacagttcagttcatttcattcattcacagtTCACTGAATTTAGTTCCTGCATAAAATCTTTCATCACTTCTTTGATTTGTTAACCAATCTGCGGCATCTTTGCACTTTGTACTTTCCTCCTCAGCCTGAGGCAGTCGTTTGGCTGCGGCTCAAGAACCGACAGAGATAAGGAGGCGTACACGGTGATGAGGCAGGAGTACAAGAAACTGGGGCCCATGAGGTTTTGTGAGGTGGCCGTGCTCAGTGTCTTCGTCCTGCTGGTGGTCCTGTG
This genomic window from Plectropomus leopardus isolate mb chromosome 13, YSFRI_Pleo_2.0, whole genome shotgun sequence contains:
- the slc13a2 gene encoding solute carrier family 13 member 2 encodes the protein MNWLKWLWYHRNFIIIVVTPLALLPLPLIIPTSEARCGYAIILMALYWCTECMPLAVTALLPVILFPMMGIMKAGEVSIEYLKDSNMLFIGGLLVAIAVEQWNLHKRIALRVLLLVGVRPALLMMGFMIVSSLLSMWISNTATTAMMLPIAQAVLQQLKATEAQADERDFQATAEDNEAFELEIGQTKQEIKSEKQPDTKAQLEDNVYEHEWSPESLQESKRRAMDMKYEHLTKGMSLSVCYSASIGGTATLTGTTPNIILKGQVDKLFPGNGDVINFASWFGFAFPNMVLMLVLTFVWLHFMFLGINLRQSFGCGSRTDRDKEAYTVMRQEYKKLGPMRFCEVAVLSVFVLLVVLWFTREPGFIDGWATVLFNKEGAFVSDGTVAILISMLFFVIPSEIPKCGGYGTDDEGKTVNTPTTLLNWQVVHERMPWNIILLLGGGFALAAGSEESGLSTWLGESLAPLEKIPPFAISLLLSLLVATFTECSSNTATTTLFLPILASMAVAIKIHPLYVMLPCTIAASLAFMLPVATPPNAIAFSFGKLKVMDMVKAGFMLNIIGILTVNLGINTWGYAMFNMGTMPDWVNITNSQP